CGAACTATTATCGAAGCCGCACAGTTGGCAATCCAAGTGACTGACATTGGCGAAGTACGCCATTTTATGCCACATTCCCAAATCCCTTTGATCGTCCATCAGACATGGAGTCATCGGCAAATAGATACTTGGCCAGATGACTTGCGGCAAAGTGTCGAGAAATGGCTGCAGTTCGTGGTCGAGGATGAAATGGCATATTTCCTCTGGGAAGACGAGGGCATGGTGGAGTTTATCGATCACTTTGAGCCTCAGGCCCATGATTATTATTCATCGCTGCCATTAATGGTTGAGAAAACAGACTACTTTCGTATCACAGTCGCTACATGTGTTGGCGGGATCGTAAGTCCTACCATAACTGTACTGAATCGATCCCCCTCCGAGTCAAAGCTAACCAGCCTTTAGTATGGAGATCTCGATACTGTGCCACTCAAGCCGCCTGCCCAGTGGATCACTTCACAGGATGTTCGGCCATGGACGGATCTGGAGACTAGGTCCGTCTATAATTCTATGAAGCCTGTCAGGGCACTTTTCGGCATCGAAGCTGATTGTCTGCCCACTGACCACACATGCTGGCGTATGGGATATCCATATTCAATCCAACTAACTCAGTGGTCGTTCGCCTCGGCACGAGACCATCCTCTCCTACACCAATATATCGAGAACCTGGCTCACCAATTACAGAAAATTGCAAATCACCACGGCGGATTACAAACATCAGCCGCTCGTACTGAGTTACAGGCCCTTGATCCTCTGACTTTGACGGGTCCGGAGGCAGTCACTCGCGCTGCTCAGGAATGGCTCAATACCTCAGCTGGGCTGAGATGGAATGCGTTGACTGGTTTACATGATGGAGGGAAGGCTAAATTAGTCGACGATGTGTTGATCCTCCCTATTACTAGCTTTAGGTGAGTTTCTATTGGAGCAAGTATCAACGAGAGTTCGATTAACAAGATATTTACAGTCCTGGGAGAGGAAAATACGGTAACATGGGCTCTAAGCCCATCACAGATCCAACAGCCCTAGTGCACCATCACGGCCAAGGGTcatgaagaaattcaaccTTGTCGCCGAAGTTGGTAAAATGTGTCGCACATTGTTTGGACTTTGTGAGAGTTGGTCGAAGATGCAAAGCACAACGTGAGACTGGgctccctcttttctttgttctccttcTATTTCCATGTCAGGGGGTTCTGACCCATGCGCCCAACCTGATCAGTTTCATAATATTGAGTATTCCGTTACGTGGTCATATAATCTATGTAGTTCTAAGGGATATGCAGGGCCCAGAGAGTCCACTCTATATCTACAAGATACTAACTAATATAATACTTATACTAAGATTATATATCCACGCCCTAGAGTTAGGATTCTGCGATCTTCCCCTCACCAACCTA
The sequence above is a segment of the Aspergillus oryzae RIB40 DNA, chromosome 3 genome. Coding sequences within it:
- a CDS encoding uncharacterized protein (predicted protein) encodes the protein MPTFASTAPKDSFINVLNLRSSLSIWKNFCQPSENIPNELSRVSVKICRTVFTSEVVVWYMPPSWVQRNPQPRTIIEAAQLAIQVTDIGEVRHFMPHSQIPLIVHQTWSHRQIDTWPDDLRQSVEKWLQFVVEDEMAYFLWEDEGMVEFIDHFEPQAHDYYSSLPLMVEKTDYFRITVATCVGGIYGDLDTVPLKPPAQWITSQDVRPWTDLETRSVYNSMKPVRALFGIEADCLPTDHTCWRMGYPYSIQLTQWSFASARDHPLLHQYIENLAHQLQKIANHHGGLQTSAARTELQALDPLTLTGPEAVTRAAQEWLNTSAGLRWNALTGLHDGGKAKLVDDVLILPITSFSPGRGKYGNMGSKPITDPTALVHHHGQGS